In the Motacilla alba alba isolate MOTALB_02 chromosome 6, Motacilla_alba_V1.0_pri, whole genome shotgun sequence genome, TAGGCAGAGGACTAAGAGTGCACCAtcaggatgctgctggccaaaggACCCAAACCTGGGGCAGTGGGGTGAGCACACAGGTAGCAGGATGTGCCTGTTGTTGGCACACCTGAAAGAACTTCAGTTCCCACACAGGTAAGTATGTGctggtttttggatttttttttccccccgatACAATTTTCCCCTGCTGTCAGCACACATCTGCAAAACCCACTGGAGGAGCCTGGGTCTCTTTTCTTGCTCTCTGCTGGTCTGCACAATGGATGGAATCTGTtcctgctgtctgctgctgcgttagctctgctggcagaggtCTGGGAGAGGGTCTGACACTTCCAGCCCCATGGGGGTGAATATAGCTGGATTATGTGGGACCTCTTTGCAGTTTCCTCCTTTAAAATCCAGGAGAGACTAGGAAATGCTAGAGCTGAGAGGCTCCTGCCCTAGCTTTTACAACTCACTGTGAATATGCATataaattttagaaaaaggCTTTTACATTTCCAGCGTTCAGTTAAATATGTGTGCTGTGTAGCAGTGAAAACTGGAAAGCAAGTTTGTACTTTTGTTATTTTGAGTGGAATTGAAAGCTTGTATTTTTCCCATGAGCCAGAGCTAAGCCCCATGTTGAAATCATTTGGATTTTTGCCAAACATTATGTACGTTTCCACTAGATTTTTCCTGAGAGCCCTTCTTTTTATAATAGTTGTAGTTGATTATGGTGTTTGTAAAAAGGAGCAGGATGTCATTAAGACATCAATAAGTTATTAACAGGATACTGATTGGCTGTAATTTTCATATTCCTGTTACTGACAtgcacaaacccaaaacccagaaGACAGGGACACTGtatacttttaaaatgaaaaaaaaagtgtggatATGATTTTTAGGAGTaattggagggaaaaaattcctttctccttccttctcagtGTTTCAGTAGAGTTCTTATATGAGAAATAACTTCTGAGTAGAGGCCAAACTATGTAAGCTAATGATTATACTGATTGCTACAGTCCGAATAAACTTAGGAAGACgtgtctgtatttctgtaataaTTAGGAAAAGCTCAGTGACTTTGGTTACAGTATAAATGTTACTGTTTCTCTCACTGGAAGTTAGAGAGACTACTTTTGAAGTGACCTCCTGTTCCCAGAGATGTAGAAGGACCCTTCTATCAATATTTCACGCATTGAAGCTCTCACGTTGTCTCTGCTTGCATCTGAGTCAAACCTTTCATATCTTGTTCTGAAATGAAGCTTCTCACAGATTTTCAGTGTCCTTTAATGCAGAattccagcagtgcctggctaGTGTGTTGGCTTTCCAAGTATTTCTTCAAATGCACCTCAGTCTTCATCTTCCCTGGTCCTGAGAATCCTTGCTGTTTGTCAGAGCTGTCTGTTCCAGGTTGGGGGCTTCACTGCATGCTTGACTTGTTCTGTTGTCACAGGGCTGCTGATAAATTTTGGACTGCTGATGTAcgtttttaggggtttttttttgctttttgaaagagAATTCTGACTTGAgacctttaaaagaaattatgtgaACCAAGCTTAGCATATTTTCTCCTTTAGGGAATTAGGAAGGACAAGTGAATTAATCTAAATGTATTGAGTGGGGTTTGGCTTCTGCCTTTCTCTAGCGAGAACCTTTTAAATCTGGAAACATCCCTGAGAAGGTAAATAGATACTAAGAAGCAGTGTGAAATATGTATGCAGCATGTACCTAAGCTGCATTTTTGTTACTGGTTTTTATCTTGATGTGTTACAGCCGAAATCCTGGAGTTGGCAGGAAACGCGGCGCGGGACAACAAGAAAGGCAGGATTGCCCCCAGACACATCCTCCTGGCAGTTGCAAATGATGAGGAGCTGAATCAGGTGCCTGTTTGCATTTTGGTGCAGGAGTTGTGTGCTGTGGCTtgagtgcagctgctgccagggaaggttAGAAACAGCTTAGTCTGAGACAAGAATGAGATTGCAATTATTGGAGCAGAAAGGTTGTGCCTtcttaaataaaagcaaacaaaaattaaggTTCTGAGATACCTCATCTTAAATCTTATGGACGTAAACTTTGGTTCTTCTCAGCCTGTGGGTCTCGTTGAAACAAGTAGTCTTGATGCTTCACTTTTCCCTCAGGGACATTAAATACTTAAAGAAAATGTGCAAGACCTTTTCCAAAAACTGtagaaatgtgtgttttctaTTATACTGGCTGTGAGGCCCATGTTGGGTAGGGATCTGGCTCACTCTCTGCTATTGCTGCCTCCCTGTCTGTTTGCCCAAACTGTGGTTTTCAGCACTCTGACTCCTGGGATCACTTGTGGGATCACTTCTGCTAAACTTGTTGAGTGAGGACAGAGATCACAGCATGGGCTGCAGATTGTGCTATTCAGGGCTGCTGAAAAGGTTCAGTCAGCATCAGAGTATCTCCTCTGTATGAAGATGGATGATGTCATTCACACTTTGAATGCTCCTGCACTTAATATGACTgctttaaataatgaaaatgtggTGCCCATGAAGTCATGTGGCTCTGTTTCCAGTCAAGTGGAGTAAAAATTCAAAACGGGCCAGAAGAGAAAGTATACTAACACtaccagcccttcccagctctgtgtttctggTCAGTGACCTGTGGCCTGGGATCTAGATCCAGTCTTGTCTCTTAGAGATTAGCCAGACTTTGTCCTCTACATGGTCTCACAGCCCATTCTCCTGTTGTttgcctctgcagagcaggtCCTTGgagcttttccttgctttcacTGCATCTGTTTCCCTACCAAAGAGATCTGCATCCAgacctgctctgagcagggctgtggtgcagttctttttttaagtAGCCCACAGACACTCTTCTTCTTTTACCCTTATTCACTGCTTGTGAGACACCAAGGACAGGTTTGCACTAAGAAGGGGTAGGAGTGATTGTACAGCAACAGAATTCTCCAGGACGTGCTGGCTGACTTTGCTGTCACCTGCCAAGTTCCTTGTTATTGTGGATCTTCTCCCGAATTGTTTCTGGTGGTGCAGACTAAGAGGATCTGTAATATGCTTCCATGCGCTGCTTCTCCTTGCAGTTGCTCAAAGGTGTGACTATTGCAAGTGGAGGTGTCCTGCCCAGAATTCAGCCTGAGCTTCTAGCCAAGAAAAGGGGTGCCAAAGGCAAATCTGAGACCATCCTTTCCCCTGCTCCTGAGAAGAAGGGGAGGAAATCCATGGTGAACAAAAAGAGTGGGAAGAAGGCAAAGTCTACCAAGGCCCGGACGTCCAAAAAGGTGAGCACAGGGCAGGTACAGATTCTGTGTCATCCTCTGCAGTATTCTCTTGATAATTCTGTAGAATCTCCTACCTCCACACTAACTCTGTGGCAGTGAacccttttaaaataaaggaagctGTGTTCTAAACCATTTTCTACCAGAGAGATGTCATGCCTTCAGCCTTGCACAGTTACTGGGTTGCTGTTAAAGATTTTTCACTGTCCAGAGGATTTGACATGGAATTTCGATGCCATTGTGACAGGCTCTTTGTTTCGTGTGTTCTTAGCTGTGCTGTTGTTAGTgagttttaaaagaagaataaatcaATTTGAACTTGGCCACTGCACTTGCCCATCCCCTATCACAATCCAAAATGGATTAATTTGGTAAAGCAGTAACCCAGATCAGTGCTCTTGCTTTGTCATTCCAGAGCATGCACCTTGAAACACTGCTGAGCTTTTCATTGGGTAGGGTTAAATGATACCAAGCTTTGACTTAAACTTTCAAAACTTGGATTAAgcatatttttcaaagttttaagACAGTTCCATAGCTGGTAATATGCAGAAACAgcctttaaacagaaaacagagttGCTTAATGGGATGTTTAATTGGATGGCTCTGTGCATTGATCTCAGCTACCACCTTACTTTGAATTGTGCACATGCAGAGTTTGGACTTGTTAGGAGGTGGTATCTCCTTGGCATACCTTAAAGCAAATATTGAGAGGTGTGAGGAGATGCTCCTTTAGCCCTCTAGGGCTGGTAGGTTTGCTGATTCTGAAAGCAGGCTATAAGAAAGCTTTATCACTTAATATCTGAGACTTAAACATTTGGTTTTCAGATGagaaagttgttttttcttcaaattgGAGCATTTGACTGGGTTACTAAGTGACTAAGTTTGATTTCATATGAGGTTCTGCTCTgttaacaacaaaaataaactaaCACATGCCCACCCATATAAACACAACCTTAATTGTCAGTAAACCTACAGATGGGTGTGGGTGCCCTGCCTCTGAATGTGACTACAAAAGCATGTAATGCCTCAGATGAACCACTGATTTAGCATTATATAAACAGTGCAGACCTCTGTTGTTACATAACCTTAGGGGATTACAAGGCTATGAGTAATGTATTGATCTGAGAAGATAAGATTTGTAGTAAGTTATTAACTCTCTCTATTATTGAATAATGCTAGATAGtgattatttcatttcctttgagaagtcttgctttttttctttctttctgccatcaaacagaacaaacaaaaggaCAATGAAAAAGAAGGAGCTTCAAATTCAACAACTGAGGATGGACCTGGGGATGGTTTCACTATCTTGTCCTCCAAGAGCCTTGTGCCAGGACAGAAGGTAATAAAGAACGATAATGGATTTGGGCTCAGCATGAAGGGAAGAATGCTTTTCTCTTAAACCAAAGCATTTCCaaaatcagtcttttttttttttccgtcaAGTTATAATgttaaaacatttgttttctagCAATAACTTCCTCTGGAGCAAGCTTCCAAGTTGTGGGTATATCAGCAAATAATCTGACTGGTGTGCAAATTGATTAATTAAAAGCTAAAAGTCAGAATCACACATAAAATAGTCAGAATAAAATAGCTGGTCTCTGAAAGACTGAATCCAGCCTTCTTTCACTTCAGCTTTTTGGGATGAAAATGATTTTGCAGTAGGattgttatttatttgttcCTCCCCCCTCATtgttatttttcagctttctctgaCACAGAGTGACATCAGCCATATTGGCTCCATGAAAGTAGAAGGCATTGTTCACCCTACAACTGCTGAAATAGACCTCAAGGAGGAAATAGGTGAGGCTCTGAACATGCAGAAAAAACACATCTAGAGCTGGAGCAGCGACTGGTCTTCTGGCTGCCTGCTGAGATCCCATCCTGTTTCATCTGAATCTACCCCAGGCCATAAAATATCACTTACAGCTTCTGAAAATCAGGCTGGGTCTGACTAGGCACAACAGGCTAATCACTAATCTGTCTGCTTTTAATGACAAGCAAAACACAGATAATTTGTTGAAGCACATGAGCAGCAAAGGtgtaaataattattattgAGGTGTTTATTGGCTTATTTTTACATTTGCATCTGAAAATTGCATTGGGAAATTATATGTTATTAACACTTCTGACTATGACTTTCATTGTAGGATGTTATGTAATTTAGAAATATTCATGTACAAAGCCTTTTACTGCTCTTGCAAAATAAGGAAATACTGTTATTACAGATATGGAAATTTAAGCAGGAGGGAGGTAGAAAGCTATTCAGCCAGTCACACAGGGGGCTCAGAATCTAGTAGCAAGCTTTTGGATCATTGTTTTTCAGTCATCAAGACCTTCACTGGCATCCCAGCTGTGTTTGTTTCAGTAAGTAGTAGGGTTTGTATGTTGGGTTCATTTTGGAGGCTGAAAGCCTGAGTCCTGAGAATCCCACTGCACACCATTTTAGCCACGAGTCAGAGTAAACAGCATTCTTACAGATATTTATATTAAAGCAATTTCCAGTAACAGCATACAGGGCTCTTTAAAACCATAAAAAGTAAACTTTATCTGTGTCTAGGCTGAGTGGTAAACATaaaaatcagctgctgctgataGAGGGAGACAGGATAGTGTGTGTACagtggttttttaaataatgtaggCTTGTTTTTCCACACTGATACTCTGAAGCCAAGGCCTTTCGCTCTGTGTCCTTGCAGGCAAGGCTCTGGAAAAGGCTGGAGGCAAAGAGTTTTTGGAAACAGTGAAAGAGCTTCGCAAATCTCAAGGACCTTTGGAAGTTGCTGAAGGTAAGAAGGATTCTCTGCACTCTTTTGGACATGGCTCATTTGAGGTGTTCTTTTCTCTGGACATTCTGATCCGTTCCTGttgttttgtgtctttgtttATGGGATGTAAATGTTTCCTCAAAGCTGTTGCTGATACGAGCAGCCtactgagaggggaaaaaaaggaagaataggATACCTGTGGGCTGTGCACATTCTGTCTTGGGACTGATCAATTTGCCTTAGGCAATTTCTGTCCACGGAAGTCCAAAAGTTAAGGAAATCTTGTGCCATCTTCCCTGCCCTGTTTGTGCTGCAGCCTTAGTGAGAATCAGAAACAGCTCTCAGCCTAACATATAGGCTGAGGAAAAATTAGGCATAGGAAAAATTAGTGATACTTCATAAATTATTCTCCTTTATGCGTATTTGATGAATGTATATAACCCACATAATTACCTTACTCTGAGCACAAATGAAGATGTGACATGATCTGCAGAACTGGCACGTGTTTTGGAAGAGCAATTGCTcgggcactgcagctgctttatTAGAGGAGCTCCCTTCAAGGGTTAACACATCTGTAGCAGGGAATAGTTTGGGACCTCAGATTGTGCTTCCTTTGTGGACAGATTAAACCAATTGAAGGTGTCTGGAACACAGATGGAGAAAAGTCACAATATGCCTTATTTGGCTTAGTATCTCTAtaccccccccccaaaaaaaaaaaaaagcctaaaataGTCTAGTTTTGGAAAATTCCTAATTGAGTAGCCTAGTTTTATCATCTGAAATGATAGAGAAATTTTTATACAAGATAATTTGCTTGACTTTCATATCATATCAAATTGATATGCCGTAAAATCAAAGTAAACTACTTTTCTATGTCAACATCACTACCTAACTAGAAGATAGACTCCTTTAATACTATTAAGACAGCTGGTTAAAATTTAAGTAGCACAGAATTCCTCTATGCCTGCAACAGAATTCCTCTGTGATGGAGAACAAGTGAATACATCCAGGATTTTCGTCCTTGGGCTAATTCCATCCTGCACAGCTGATTTCAGAGTGTTTAACCTGAGATTACCAAGACACCCAGACTTTCAGTAGTGCTGATGGTGACAATTGCAACAAAAGCTAACTGAGGCCATGCTGTAAGCTCTGCAGATCCTGGAGAAATATTAcactttctgaaaaattaatctgAGACTCCTAATGGGACATAACTGGTGGGGACGTTCAACAAACAACTTTGTTTTTCACGTCCTTGTCTGAAATTACCCAGCTGTAAAGTGAGTCTGCATATTAGTCCCCAGCTCTCTGGAATTGTAaaggtgatgatgatgatgcaggATATTTGTACAAAGCActcagtgacagctctgcagaaatgtcTGTGGGGATTACTGGTACTGTGTTTAGGGCGAGGTTTTTGTACTTTGcataaaacaaacccagaagCCGTGCTGAATGGGAGAGCTAAAAACCATTATTGAGTAGCTGTGTGCTAACCAAATGAGCCCTGTGTTCTTTGGTCTCCAAAGAAATAACAATTGATCACAGAAGGAATGGTGAGACAGGTTATTATTGCAAGTGAGCCATTGTGGTGTCTTTTAATCCCAAATGCATTTCTTTGGAGAGGTGAGGTAATTAAGAAGGTACTTTGGGTTGAGAGGTCATTGCAGGGTGGTTTCTGTTCCAAACTAAAtgttatattttcatttgtgttaGCTGCACTCACTCAGTCTAGCGGCCTAGCAGCAAAGTTTGTCATCCACTGTCACATCCCACAGTGGGGCTCGGACAAGTGTGAAGAGCAGCTCGAGGAGACTGTCAAGAACTGCTTAACAGCTGCAGAAGACA is a window encoding:
- the LOC119702690 gene encoding core histone macro-H2A.2 isoform X2, with the translated sequence MSGRSGKKKMSKLSRSSRAGVIFPVGRMMRYLKKGTYKYRIGVGAPVYMAAVIEYLAAEILELAGNAARDNKKGRIAPRHILLAVANDEELNQLLKGVTIASGGVLPRIQPELLAKKRGAKGKSETILSPAPEKKGRKSMVNKKSGKKAKSTKARTSKKNKQKDNEKEGASNSTTEDGPGDGFTILSSKSLVPGQKLSLTQSDISHIGSMKVEGIVHPTTAEIDLKEEIGKALEKAGGKEFLETVKELRKSQGPLEVAEAALTQSSGLAAKFVIHCHIPQWGSDKCEEQLEETVKNCLTAAEDKKLKSVAFPPFPSGRNPKQSILMTEQGSQLKTASQSRRQPR
- the LOC119702690 gene encoding core histone macro-H2A.2 isoform X1, translating into MSGRSGKKKMSKLSRSSRAGVIFPVGRMMRYLKKGTYKYRIGVGAPVYMAAVIEYLAAEILELAGNAARDNKKGRIAPRHILLAVANDEELNQLLKGVTIASGGVLPRIQPELLAKKRGAKGKSETILSPAPEKKGRKSMVNKKSGKKAKSTKARTSKKNKQKDNEKEGASNSTTEDGPGDGFTILSSKSLVPGQKLSLTQSDISHIGSMKVEGIVHPTTAEIDLKEEIGKALEKAGGKEFLETVKELRKSQGPLEVAEAALTQSSGLAAKFVIHCHIPQWGSDKCEEQLEETVKNCLTAAEDKKLKSVAFPPFPSGRNCFPKQTAAQVTLRAISTHFDGTSSSSLKNIYFLLFDSESIGIYVQEMAKLDTK